In Rhinopithecus roxellana isolate Shanxi Qingling chromosome 4, ASM756505v1, whole genome shotgun sequence, a single genomic region encodes these proteins:
- the CLIC1 gene encoding chloride intracellular channel protein 1, translating into MAEEQPQVELFVKAGSDGAKIGNCPFSQRLFMVLWLKGVTFNVTTVDTKRRTETVQKLCPGGQLPFLLYGTEVHTDTNKIEEFLEAVLCPPRYPKLAALNPESNTAGLDIFAKFSAYIKNSNPALNDNLEKGLLKALKVLDNYLTSPLPEEVDETSAEDEGVSQRKFLDGNELTLADCNLLPKLHIVQVVCKKYRGFTIPEVFRGVHRYLSNAYAREEFASTCPDDEEIELAYEQVAKALK; encoded by the exons ATGGCTGAAGAACAACCGCAGGTCGAATTGTTCGTGAAG GCTGGCAGTGATGGGGCCAAGATTGGGAACTGCCCATTCTCCCAGAGACTGTTCATGGTACTGTGGCTCAAGGGAGTCACCTTCAATGTTACCACCGTTGACACCAAAAG GCGGACCGAGACAGTGCAGAAGCTGTGCCCAGGAGGGCAGCTCCCATTCCTGCTGTATGGCACTGAAGTGCACACAGACACCAACAAGATTGAGGAATTTCTAGAGGCAGTGCTGTGCCCTCCCAG GTACCCCAAGCTGGCAGCTCTGAACCCTGAGTCCAACACTGCTGGGCTGGACATATTTGCCAAATTTTCTGCCTACATCAAGAATTCAAACCCAGCACTCAATGATA ATCTGGAGAAGGGACTCCTGAAAGCCCTGAAGGTTTTAGACAATTACTTAACATCCCCCCTCCCAGAAGAAGTGGATGAAACCAGTGCTGAAGATGAAGGTGTCTCTCAGAGGAAGTTTCTGGATGGCAACGAGCTCACCCTGGCTGACTGCAACCTGTTGCCAAAGTTACACATAGTACAG GTGGTGTGTAAGAAGTACCGGGGATTCACCATCCCCGAGGTCTTCCGGGGAGTGCATCGGTACTTGAGCAATGCCTACGCGCGGGAAGAATTTGCTTCCACCTGTCCAGATGATGAGGAGATCGAGCTCGCCTATGAGCAAGTGGCCAAGGCCCTCAAATAA
- the DDAH2 gene encoding N(G),N(G)-dimethylarginine dimethylaminohydrolase 2, with amino-acid sequence MGTPGEGLGRCSHALIRGVPESLASGEDAGAGLPALDLAKAQREHGVLGGKLRQRLGLQLLELPPEESLPLGPLLGDTAVIQGDTALITRPWSPARRPEVDGVRKALQDLGLRIVEIGDENATLDGTDVLFTGREFFVGLSKWTNHRGAEIVADTFRDFAVSTVPVSGPSHLRGLCGMGGPRTVVAGSSEAAQKAVRAMAVLTDHPYASLTLPDDAAADCLFLRPGLPGVPPFLLHRGGGDLPNSQEALQKLSDVTLVPVSCSELEKAGAGLSSLCLVLSTRPHS; translated from the exons ATGGGGACGCCGGGGGAGGGGCTGGGCCGCTGCTCCCATGCCCTGATCCGGGGAGTCCCAGAGAGCCTGGCGTCGGGGGAAGATGCGGGGGCTGGCCTTCCGGCTCTGGATCTGGCCAAAGCCCAAAGGGAGCACGGGGTGCTGGGAGGTAAACTGAGGCAGCGACTAGGGCTACAGCTGCTAGAACTGCCACCTGAGGAGTCGTTGCCGCTGGGACCGCTGCTTGGCGACACGGCCGTGATCCAAGGGGACACGGCCCTAATCACGCGACCCTGGAGCCCCGCTCGTAGGCCAGAG GTCGATGGAGTCCGCAAAGCCCTGCAAGACCTGGGGCTCCGAATTGTGGAAATAGGAGACGAGAACGCGACGCTGGATGGCACTGACGTTCTCTTCACCG GCCGGGAGTTTTTCGTAGGCCTCTCCAAATGGACCAATCACCGaggagctgagatcgtggcagACACGTTCCGG GACTTCGCCGTCTCCACTGTGCCAGTCTCGGGTCCCTCACACCTGCGTGGTCTCTGCGGCATGGGGGGACCTCGCACTGTTGTGGCAGGCAGCAGCGAAGCTGCCCAAAAGGCTGTCCGG GCAATGGCAGTGCTGACTGATCACCCATATGCTTCCCTGACCCTCCCAGATGACGCAGCTGCTGACTGTCTCTTTCTTCGTCCTGGGTTGCCTGGTGTGCCCCCTTTCCTCCTGCACCGTGGAGGTGGGGATCTGCCCAACAGCCAGGAG GCACTGCAGAAGCTCTCTGATGTCACCCTGGTACCTGTGTCCTGCTCAGAACTGGAGAAGGCTGGCGCCGGGCTCAGCTCCCTCTGCTTGGTGCTCAGCACACGCCCCCACAGCTGA
- the MPIG6B gene encoding megakaryocyte and platelet inhibitory receptor G6b isoform X2 yields MAVFLQLLPLLLSRAQGNQGASLDGRPGDRVNLSCVGVSHPIRWVWAPSFPACKGLSKGRRPILWASSSGTPTVPPLQPFVGRLRSLDSGIRRLELLLSAGDSGTFFCKGRHEDESRTVLHVLGDRTYCKAPGPSHGACPGNRFDHSLDLLCPLHIAPLVKTEPQRPVKEEEPKIPGDLDQEPSLLYADLDHLALSRPRRLSTVDPADASTIYAVVV; encoded by the exons ATGGCTGTGTTTCTGCAGCTGCTACCGCTGCTGCTCTCGAGGGCCCAAGGGAACCAAGGGG CTTCTCTGGACGGCCGCCCTGGGGACCGGGTGAATCTCTCTTGCGTAGGAGTCTCTCACCCCATCCGCTGGGTCTGGGCGCCCAGCTTTCCGGCCTGCAAGGGCCTCTCCAAAGGACGCCGACCGATCCTGTGGGCCTCTTCGAGCGGGACCCCCACCGTGCCTCCCCTCCAGCCTTTTGTAGGCCGCCTTCGCTCCCTGGACTCTGGTATCCGGCGGCTGGAGCTCCTCTTGAGCGCTGGGGACTCGGGCACCTTTTTCTGCAAGGGCCGCCACGAGGACGAGAGCCGTACAGTGCTTCACGTGCTGGGGGACAGGACCTATTGCAAGGCTCCCGGGCCTTCCCATG GCGCTTGCCCCGGCAACCGATTCGACCACTCCCTAGATTTG CTCTGTCCCCTCCACATAGCTCCACTTGTGAAAACTGAGCCCCAGAGGCCAGTAAAGGAGGAAGAGCCCAAGATTCCAGGGGACCTGGACCAGGAACCG aGCCTGCTCTATGCGGATCTGGACCATCTAGCCCTCAGCAGGCCCCGCCGGCTGTCCACAGTGgaccctgctgatgcctccaccaTCTATGCAGTTGTAGTTTGA
- the MPIG6B gene encoding megakaryocyte and platelet inhibitory receptor G6b isoform X1 has protein sequence MAVFLQLLPLLLSRAQGNQGASLDGRPGDRVNLSCVGVSHPIRWVWAPSFPACKGLSKGRRPILWASSSGTPTVPPLQPFVGRLRSLDSGIRRLELLLSAGDSGTFFCKGRHEDESRTVLHVLGDRTYCKAPGPSHGSLYPQLLIPLLGAGLVLGLGALGLVWWLHRRLPRQPIRPLPRFAPLVKTEPQRPVKEEEPKIPGDLDQEPSLLYADLDHLALSRPRRLSTVDPADASTIYAVVV, from the exons ATGGCTGTGTTTCTGCAGCTGCTACCGCTGCTGCTCTCGAGGGCCCAAGGGAACCAAGGGG CTTCTCTGGACGGCCGCCCTGGGGACCGGGTGAATCTCTCTTGCGTAGGAGTCTCTCACCCCATCCGCTGGGTCTGGGCGCCCAGCTTTCCGGCCTGCAAGGGCCTCTCCAAAGGACGCCGACCGATCCTGTGGGCCTCTTCGAGCGGGACCCCCACCGTGCCTCCCCTCCAGCCTTTTGTAGGCCGCCTTCGCTCCCTGGACTCTGGTATCCGGCGGCTGGAGCTCCTCTTGAGCGCTGGGGACTCGGGCACCTTTTTCTGCAAGGGCCGCCACGAGGACGAGAGCCGTACAGTGCTTCACGTGCTGGGGGACAGGACCTATTGCAAGGCTCCCGGGCCTTCCCATG GGTCCCTGTATCCCCAGCTCCTGATCCCGCTGCTGGGCGCTGGACTAGTGCTGGGACTGGGAGCTTTGGGCCTGGTCTGGTGGCTGCACAG GCGCTTGCCCCGGCAACCGATTCGACCACTCCCTAGATTTG CTCCACTTGTGAAAACTGAGCCCCAGAGGCCAGTAAAGGAGGAAGAGCCCAAGATTCCAGGGGACCTGGACCAGGAACCG aGCCTGCTCTATGCGGATCTGGACCATCTAGCCCTCAGCAGGCCCCGCCGGCTGTCCACAGTGgaccctgctgatgcctccaccaTCTATGCAGTTGTAGTTTGA